The window TCTAAATCTGGTGTAATCAAATGTGTGGATAATAGTAAGGATTGAATTTTACCAATAACAGGTGTATGAAGGCCTGTTAAGTATAAGGTTCCAAAAACTGCAATCATTACAGCCCAGCTAATTAATTCCTTTTTCCAATTAAACTTTTTATTCGTCATCTATATTCATTAATAAATCTGTTACTTCTTTATTATACGTGCTTTCATAAAATATTTCCACTGAAATTAGATATTTATGAATTTGCAATAAATTATCAAAATTAGCCTCAGGAATATGTTTAGGGATTTTGTAAATTCTTTCATCTTCCTTTTCAATAGCGGCATTTTCTCTATTAAATAGAAAGGGGAATAAAGTTTTATTACAACTTAGTGCAATTCTATCAATGTTATAATACTCCAACCATTCATTCAATTTATCATTTATTTCATTAAAGAAATGATCTGTGCTTGCCAGCCTTACCCTTGAGCCTGCTTTTGATTTCCCTTTAGTTTTAAGGTGTTTAATTTGGCTTTTACCTTGTTTTTGTCGGACCATATAAGCTTTAAAGGATTTATGCTCAATTATTTGGTCGGATTCTGATACTGCAAGAGAAGCTTCACCTGCATGTACAAGAATGATTATAAAAGTCGATTCTTTTAAAACGTTATTATCGATATTAAATGAAAATGGAAACCTGATTTTAATATCGGTATTAGCTAATTGAATTAAATTTTTATTTTTCAGGAAGGATTCAATATTATAGTTTTCAACTATTCTTTTGATTAAAGTTTCTAGTTGATTCTCGTCTAAAAAATATGAAGTGCTTAATTCCTGCATTCGGTTACATTACCATATCAATGAAGATAATTTGGTTATATTGATTTCTTAATCGCATTATTGATCACTTCACAAGCAGTATTTATTTCATCATCATTAATGGTTAGGGGAGGAGCTATTCGGAAGCTATCTGGACAAGATAAAAACCAAAAACAAATGACCCCATTTTTCAAGCATTCCTGAACTATTTTTGATACAATTTCAGCTGAGTCAAATTCGATTGCAAACATCATCCCTATTCTTCTAATCTCTTTTATAGCGGGATGACGTATTGAATCCTCAAATATTTTCCCTTTTCTTTCCACATCCTCAAGAAATCCATCCTCTAGTATCACCTCTAATGTAGCAGCTGCAGCAGCACAACTAACTGGATTACCTCCAAAAGTATTAATATGGCCAAGCATAGGATTCTTGGTAAATAGATCCATATACTCCTTTTTGGCTATGAAAGCACCTAATGGTAAACCACCTCCTAATGCTTTAGCAGTACACAATATATCTGGTTCTACATCAAAATGTTCAAATGCGAATAATTTCCCAGTCCTTCCAATTCCAGATTGAATTTCATCCATGATTAGTATCGTACCGGTTTCATTGCATTTTTTTCTCAGTGCTTTTAGAAAATTCTGTTGTGGAATTCTAACTCCTGCGTCACCTTGTATTGTTTCTATAATTACACAAGCTGTTTTAGTTGTAATTCTGTCTAAACCTTCAAAATCATTAAGTTTTAGAAATCCTACATCGGGAAGCAGGGGTCTAAATCTATATTTCTTATTTTCATTAGATGAAATGCTTAACGCACCATGAGTACTGCCATGGTAAGCTCCTTTAAATGATAATAATTCTGTCCTCCCAGTTATTCTTTTTGCTAGTTTTAGTGCTCCCTCAATTGATTCAGCCCCACTATTGCAGAAATAAACACTATTTAGATGGGAGGGAAGGTGTGAAGTTAAAGTCTTTGCTAATTGGTTTACGGAGGATTGCACATACTCTCCGTAAACCATAGTATGTAGGTGTTTATCTACTTGCGATTTTATAGCTTCTATTACTTTAGGATGTTGATGTCCTAAATTACTAACTGCAACTCCTGAGATTAAATCCATATAGGATTTTCCGTTTTTATCATATAGATAAACTCCTTTTGCTTTTTCAATTTCAATTAGAAATGGAAAGGGCGAAGTTTGTGCAATATGATTTAGAAATATTTGTTGTTCGGTCTGTTGCAATTTCTAATTATTAAGCAGAAGCTAACGTATCAACTAATTCAATATAGGCTTTCATAGCGTCTTCTGATGACATTCCTTTTAGTTCAGCCCAAGCATCGTATTTTGCAATGGCTTTAAAATCGAAGCCGCCTGGTCTTTCTCCACTTACATCACCTTCGTCACCTTGTTTATAAAAGGCATATAATTTTAGTAACTCTTCATTTGAAGGTCTTTCTTTAATATCTGTTTTTGACCTTTCAGCGGCCTTTTTGAAATCATCTTGTAAACTCATTGTATATATTTTAAAATTCGCGTAAAATTAAAAAAGTCAACCTATTTTCATAGATTGACTTCAGATATAATTTTATATTATTCTATTATCTATTGCTGATATCAACATAAGGTCTTAAGTTATGACCTGTATAAACCTGTCTTGGTCTTCCAATTGGTTCATTATTTTCTCTCATTTCTTTCCACTGAGCGATCCAACCTGGTAATCTACCTAATGCAAACATAACTGTAAACATTTCTGTAGGAATGCCCATTGCACGATAAATTATACCTGAATAGAAATCTACATTAGGGTATAATTTCTTTTCAACAAAATATTCATCTTTCAGAGCAATTTCTTCTAATTCCTTTGCAATATTTAATAACGGATCGTTTACTCCTAATTGCTCTAATACATCATCAGCTGCTTTTTTGATGATTTTTGCTCTAGGGTCAAAGTTTTTGTAAACTCTATGTCCGAATCCCATTAATCTAAATGGATCATTTTTATCTTTAGCTTTTGCAATGAATTTAGCAGTATCACCACCAGCCTTTTGAATTTGCTCTAACATTTCCAATACAGCTTGGTTTGCTCCACCATGTAATGGCCCCCAAAGAGCATTAATACCTGCAGATATAGATGCATATAAACTAGCTTGAGAACTACCTACAACTCTTACTGTAGAAGTAGAACAGTTTTGTTCATGATCTGCATGTAAAATTAATAATGTGTCTAGTGCTTTCGCTACAACAGGATTCACCTCATATTTCTCTGCAGGTAATCCAAACATCATTTTTAAGAAATTTGAACAATAATCAAGATTATTATCTGGATAATTTACAGGATGCCCAACTTGATTTTTATACGCCCAAGCAGCAAAAGTTGGCATCTTTGAAATAATTCTGATAATACTTAAGTCCACTTCATCAGCAGATCTATTAGGATCTAATGACTCAGGGTAAAAAGCAGTTTGAGAACAAACTAATGAAGATAAAACACCCATTGGGTGTGCATTAGAAGGGAATCCATCTAATATCTTTTTAATATCTTCATGAACTAAAGTATGTGTAGTGATATCTTTCTGGAAATTTTCTAATTGAGTTTTAGATGGTAATTCACCGTAAATCAACAAATAAGAAACTTCTAAAAATGATGATTTTTCAGCAAGTTCTTCAATTGAATATCCTCTGTATCTAAGTTTACCTTCCTCACCATTTAAAAAAGTAATAGCACTTTTTGTAGATCCAGTATTTTTAAAACCAGGGTCAATAGTAATTAAACCACTTCCCGCTCTTAATTTACTAATATCTATTGCTATCTCATTTTCTGAGCCTTCAACAATGGGTAAGTCGTAATCTTTTCCTGCGTATGATAATTTTGCGTGATCTGACATGTATATTCTAATTATATTAAATGTTGAAACAATGAATTATTTATTCACGAAATTAATTAAAAAAATAATTTTATAAAACTTAGAGTGCTAACAGTTGTTAGCCGACATTAAATCATTTCTTGAAATAACGCCTTTAGCCTAATATGGTTTTGAAAAATCTAGAGTTTTTCAAAAGAATAAAGGCGTATAATTAATCTAGTATTACTACTTTCTTTCTTGTGAGATTTCCTGATAAAGTTTTTGTAATTATATGGTACACACCAGAAGAAACCCCATTTAAATTCAGTTCTTTATGATTCGTTCCTCTCAATGCTTTCGTATTTAAAATCACTTTACCATTCATGTCTACTACAAATATTTCTAGCTCTGATTTTAAACTTTGATTAAAGTTTAGATTTACAATTCCTGAACTTGGGTTAGGATAAAGGTCAAGATTGATATTCTCTAAAGCATTTGAATTACTAGTAATTTTTGAAGATTGTTTAAATTGATTTATGTTGGTAATGTCAATTTCGAAAACACTATTCGATAATCTGTCCTGAACCACAGTTATTATAGCTAAGTCTGTATTAGTATAGAGTGGCTCAACCAACCATTCATAAGTACTTACTACGGTTTCATTTAAATCATCTAATTCAACTCCGTTTATATTTGGTAGTATTTGTCTGACAATGTTATTAAGCCCATTCGAAGTAGTGGATTTTTCAATTACAAAGAAATAAGACACCATATTTCTGGTAGTATCAGTATTTGGTCTTAAAGTAGCATCAAAACTAATAGTGCTTTCACCAACTTCTTCATTAATGATGATGTCAACTAAATTAGTTGGTTCCAATAATGACCTTCTAGTTATTTTTCTCGAGAATTCTTCTGTTAATCCCTCTGAATTAAATATTGAGGTATTAAATCTTTCTCCATCAATAACGATTTTAGGGCTTTCCTCAATACTGTATATACTTGCTCTAGCATCCATTTGAACTGAATTTCTCAGATTCACCGAATCAGGATCCGGAATTGATATGTGGAAGTTGATTGGTAATATGTCATTAGCTATACCAGTACTATTAAGATTTTGAACATTTGCTCTGTTTGAGGTATAATTTGTTGCATTTAGATTAGTGAAGTTCTCTATTAATACCAATTTTTGTCTTTCTCCAACATAGAAGTTGTCAATAGCCATACCAGTAGGATCACTATTTAATAAAGTACCTTTAAAGTTAATTCTAAATTTAACGCTTGCAAGATTTGTAATTTCATCTTCATCTATGGTATGAGCTACTCTTACCCAATTTCTTTCTTCACCGATAAAATACCAAGCATAGTTTAATGGGTTTGCATTTTGTCCACCAATGGCAGATATGTTTGTAGTATTATACCAATTTAATTCATCTTCAACTGCTCCTAAAATATTCCAAGTAGAACCTCCATCAATTGAATATTCAACTGTAGCTCCTGCTCTAAAGCTATCATCTACATCTAACCACATATCAAACGCAATCATTGGCTTTTCAAGAGAAGTTAAGTCGAATGAAGGACCTTCTAAATATGAGTCTTCATTTTCATAATATCCAAAGTTTCCGTTAGCAGCAGTTTTCCAGAAGTTACCTGGATTAATATTGTCATTATTACCTATAAAGGCACCATTTGCTGATCCATACGTCCATGAACTTAAGCTGTCATTTACTGTATTATTTGTTGTCCATCCTCCAGCATTATTATCAAAAGTTTCATAATATGGATAGGTGTTGATTGCGGGTACAATAGCCACTGTTTTGGAAATGGTTTCAGTACATCCTAATAAGGTTTCAATAGTTAATTGAACTTGATATGATCCTGCAGTTTGATAATTAAAACTCGGGTTTTCTAATGAAGATATATCCGTATCAATTCCTGGAATACCAAAATCCCAGCTGTATGAAATTATTGAATCAGCACCATCTAATACAGATTGATTCCTAAATTCGGTAGGGGTTTCACCTGGATTACTAGTTTTAGTATTTGTAAATGAGAAATCTACATTTTGAATATTTCCTACATTGATAGAAGTAGTAGTTTCAAATGTACAACCCAATGCGGTTGTTCCTATTATAGTAATATTTTTTACTCCTGCTGAATTAAACTGTTCAATTTGACCCTCTTCATAAATTCTGTTAGGCGAATTTTCATATTCTAATTGGAATGAGATTAATGAATCTTGAGCACTATCATAACCAGGATTTATGAAAATTTGAACTGCATTATCAATTTCGCATAAGTTTTGATAATCAATTGTAATTTGTGGTTCAGGAATTCTATATAATGTTTTGGTTGTTTCAGCTAAACAACTTGTAGCATCCTCAAACACTGTATACGTAATATCAACAGTATCTTGATTCAGAACTTCTGATGAAGCTGCATTGAAATATGGTATCCCTCCTAAGATTTCTATACCAGGGCCAGTGAATGTACCCCCAGTTTGATCTGGATCTAATTCAATGAATGCATTTGAACAAAAGAACCCATTACTATCATCCGTTTCCATATCAAAATTAGAATTCGGTCCGTTTGTAACTTCTACTATAACTTCATCTGTGTTTACACAACCATTTGGATTAGTATAAGAATATGTTAATGTATATGGGCCACCAACAGTTGCAATAGTTGGATCGAAATCAAAGGTTCCATCACCATTGTTAACTACTCCTCTTCCACTAAATACTCCTCCTGAAGGCGTAGCTGTAAGTTCTTGTAATCCATTTCTGATACAATATAAATCGTTAGGGAATAGATTTTCTGTAATTGCGACATTAGGTAATGTATTAACTGCAAATGTTATTTCATCAAATGCAGTTCCACAAGGTCCCGCAACACCCGATCCGTCAGGATCATTTGCAGTAAATCTTAAAGTTACATCTAAACCATATTCGTTTGGATCAGGAATATAAGTTGTAGTAGGGGATGAGGTAGATGTAAATGTTCCTTCACCACCACTCCATACACCACTTGAAGCACCATTAAGTAATTGGGCTTCTACTATTGCATTATCTCCTTCACATATATCAGCTATTGGAATGATGTCGATAATTGCATTTGGATTAACAATTACATCTATGACCTTCGAATCTCCGGTGCACGTTCCGTCTAAGAACCTAGTGTTTAATGTGTATTGAATTACATCACTTTCTCCAGAGATTGTATTGGATAAGTTTCCTGAAACCGTTGTACCTACTCCATCTGTTGCTCCGGATGAATTTGGTGATACTGTCCATACAAATTCAACATTGGTAAGATTATTTACAAAATTAATTGGCAAATCAAAGTCCTGACCACTACATACATAATATTCGTCTCTAATATTATCGAATTTAATTTCTGGTCTAACAATTATAGTTAATTCCTCACTGTTGGCAGTTGCTAAGCAACTGCTATTTTTAGGGGTGATTTCATAAACAACTTCTTGATTAACACCTGAAGTATTGACTAAATCAAGAGATATATTACCAGTTCCTGACGGGGTCAATCCGTTTACAACGGAAGTGTTTCCTGAAATTAAATTCCATTCAAAATCAGCGGAAGGAATACTTGCAGTAGGTACAAAATCAAATGTTTCATTTGAACAAACAGTGTAATCAAAATTAGAATTTGTCATTACAGGGTTAGGCAGTACAGTTACCGTGATTGTTTTTGTTGGCCCTGTGCATCCATTTGCACCATCTTGAGTAGGAATTACTGTAATAATGGCAACATTATCTGAAGAATTAGATGGATTATTTGCAGTAAAGCCTGATGGAGTTATAGATTGATTTGTAGATCCAGAAGGAAATGCAATTCCAATAGTAGTATTATCTATTGACCAATCGAAGGTAGTGGTTCCTCCGACATTATCAATAAAATCAATATTTACATTTTCACCATCACAGAATGTAACATCAGTATTCTGAATAACGGGTCTAGGGTTAGAAGTGATTTTGAAAGAATCAGCTATGCTTAAGCATCCATTTCTTACTGAGTAATATTTTACATACCCTTCAATAGGAGCTCCAGTTTGATTGTCTGCTAAATCAAAACCAGGGAAGTTTCCAGTTCCCGTAGTAGGTGTAGCATCTCCAATTAATGCAGGATTTGTAATTTCCCAATTAAAGGTTCCAGTACCTGAACTATGAGTAAAGGTTCTTGGGCTTACTGCTGAAGGGAAACATAATATTGGCTCATCTGCTTCAGAATTAACTACTGGTCTATCTTTTAATGTCAGATTAATACTTTTAATTGTAGTACATCCATTCTGAGTTGCAGATAATGTAATAACCCCAATTTTATCAGTACCACTTGTATTTATTGAACTAGTAAATTCTATTTTCCCATCGATAATGCTTATACCGCCTTGTACTAAGGTTGGATCATCAATATTTACATTTAATATAGGATTTGTAACATCTACAGTGAAAGGTATTGATGCGAATTCTTCCGAACAAAGACTAATACTGTTAGCTGCTGATATTACTGGAGTTTGCTTAATTGTCAATGTTATTTCATCAAATACATCACTACATAAACCAGCATTTGACCCAGTTAATCTCAAGGTTATTGGACCGCTAGTATAATCATCTGATCCTGGATCATAAATCGGTCTTAAGGCAGTATCATCATCAAATGAACCAGCTCCATCTGTTGTCCATGTTAAATCATCAGCACTCGACTGGCTAGGAGGAGTAGCAATACTTGCTAAATCTAATACGTCTCCATCACATATTTCAACACTACTTGAAACACCACCGCCAGCATCTAAAACGATTTGTGGATCAACCGTAAAATCAACTTGTGCGACATCAAAGCAATTGGTAGTAGGTAAGATTACTTTCGCATAGTAAATTGAATTGTTTACCACTGATACTGCTGTTTCATCAGGAACAAGGGTTCCTAAACTACTATTAGAATACCACTCAATTGTAACACCTGTTTCGCTAGTTACAAAATTGTTATAAGAGGTTAAATCTACTATTACACTTCCACCACCAGCAGTAGTTTCACAGAATGCGTCTGAAGTATTTGTAACAATAGGTAAACCTCTAACATTAATTGTTTTTGTAATAGTATCATTACTGCAGCTAGTAGTTGAAATTGCAATAAATTCAAAAATCACATCTCCCTGATAAGTACCATTTGGTGTAAATGTTGCTTCATATACTCCTGCATTATTAGTGGTTGCTGAAAGGCTACCGGAAGTTTCTGCATTCGGGTCAGGTTGTCCTGATTGTATAATCCATTGACCTGTTGAGGCTCCACTATTGATAGTTCCTCCTAAAACGATCGGTTCAGTTTCACAAACTGCATTTCCTGTAGGAGCTAAAGAGGCTTGAGCAGGTTCATCAATTGAAACATCTACTGTATAGGTATTATCTCCACAAGGTCCACCAGTGTTAGGATCATTAGCAGTGAATTGGAAAGTGATGATGGTATTGAAATCTGCGGCATCCGGAGTATAAGTAGCCGTAGTCACCCCAGCAGTAGTATTGGAAGCAGACAGATTAGCTGCATTACCATTCGTGATTACATCCCATTGTCCGTCAATAGCAGAACCACCAAGGGTAGCATCAAGATCGAAGTTAGCATCTCCACAAGTACTAAAGTTTGCAGGAATTACCGCAGTTGGGTTTTCAAATACATCAAAAGTAAATACTTCTATAGTTGATGAACAAGTATTAGAAGTAAAAGCCTCAAATTCGGCAGTAACTGTACCATAGGCTGTAGTAGATGGAGTGAAAGTAGTAGTCCAATCGCCAGCATTATTAGTAGTGGCCCCAATACTTCCAATAGTAGCACCGCCTGTAATAGTCCAGTTTCCACTGGTAGCCCCACCTCCAATATTTGCAATAAGATCTAATGTTTGAGTTTCACATATTTCAGTTCCTATAGCATTTGTAATAGTAGCGGTAGCAGGAGCATCAATTATAAAATCTACTGTTTGACTTACACTTCCACAAGTATTAGCAGGGTTATTTGTAGTTAAAGTAAAAGTTACAGTATTCCCGATATCTGCAACTGTAGGGTTATAATCAGCTGTAACCGTACTACCCGTAGTAGAAATATTGGTTAAAGACCCATTACCATTTTCAGACCAAGAAGCTCCAGTAGCAGAACCAGAGAAGTCACCAGAAACCGTAATCGTTGAGTTTTGACATATATTTACAGGAGCAGTTGAAATACTTACACCTGCAGGTTCATCAATTGAAACATCTACAGTATAGGTATTATCTCCACAAGGTCCACCAGTGTTAGGATCAGTGGCAGTGAATTGGAAAGTGATGATGGTATTGAAATCTGCGGCATCCGGAGTATAAGTAGCCGTAGTCACCCCAGCAGTAGTATTGGAAGCAGACAGGTTAGCTGCATTACCATTCGTGATTACATCCCATTGTCCGTCAATAGCAGAACCACCAAGGGTAGCATCAAGATCGAAGTTAGCATCTCCACAAGTACTAAAGTTTGCAGGAATTACCGCAGTTGGGTTTTCAAATACATCAAAAGTAAATACTTCTATAGTTGATGAACAAGTATTAGAAGTAAATGCCTCAAATTCGGCAGTAACTGTACCATAGGCAGTAGTAGATGGAGTGAAAGTAGTAGTCCAATTGCCAGCATTATTAGTAGTGGCCCCAATACTTCCAATAGTAGCACCGCCTGTAATAGTCCAGTTTCCACTAGTAGCCCCACCTCCAATATTTGCAATAAGATCTAATGTTTGAGTTTCACATATTTCAGTTCCTATAGCATTTGTAATAGTAGCGGTAGCAGGAGCATCAATTATAAAATCTACTGTTTGACTTACACTTCCACAAGTATTAGCAGGGTTATTTGTAGTTAAAGTAAAAGTTACAGTATTCCCGATATCTGCAACTGTAGGGTTATAATCAGCTGTAACCGTACTACCCGTAGTAGAAATATTGGTTAAAGACCCATTACCATTTTCAGACCAAGAAGCTCCAGTAGCAGAACCAGAGAAGTCACCAGAAACCGTAATCGTTGAGTTTTGACATATATTTACAGGAGCAGTTGAAATACTTACACCTGCAGGTTCATCAATTGAAACATCTACAGTATAGGTATTATCTCCACAAGGTCCACCAGTGTTAGGATCAGTGGCAGTGAATTGGAAAGTGATGATGGTATTGAAATCTGCGGCATCCGGAGTATAAGTAGCCGTAGTCACCCCAGCAGTAGTATTGGAAGCAGACAGATTAGCTGCATTACCATTCGTGATTACATCCCATTGTCCGTCAATAGCAGAACCACCAAGGGTAGCATCAAGATCGAAGTTAGCATCTCCACAAGTACTAAAGTTTGCAGGAATTACCGCAGTTGGGTTTTCAAATACATCAAAGGTATAAGTTTTAAAATTTGAAGCACAACTATTTATTGTAGCAGCTTCAAACTGGGCAGTAACTGTACCATAAGCAGTACCAGAAGGGGTAAATGTAGTAGTCCAGTTTCCTGCATTATTTGTAGTTGGACTTATTGTACCTATTGAACCACCTCCAGTAATAGTCCAGCTACCACTTGATGCACCACCGCCAATGGTAGCTGTAAGATCTAATGTTTGAGTTTCACAGATTTCAGTTATGCTTGTTGTGATATTTGATGTTGGTAATTGAACTACATCAAATAGATTAATATCTTTTACTGCTACACATCCATTAGGACTTGTATAAGTTACTTCTATTTCAATTATACCTAATCCTGCAACTGTTGCATCAAAGTTTGACCCTGTTACTCCTGGTCCTGTAAAAGAGAAGGATCCACCTGCCGGAGTCGCACTTAGACCTAAAGAATTT is drawn from Marivirga arenosa and contains these coding sequences:
- a CDS encoding aspartate aminotransferase family protein is translated as MQQTEQQIFLNHIAQTSPFPFLIEIEKAKGVYLYDKNGKSYMDLISGVAVSNLGHQHPKVIEAIKSQVDKHLHTMVYGEYVQSSVNQLAKTLTSHLPSHLNSVYFCNSGAESIEGALKLAKRITGRTELLSFKGAYHGSTHGALSISSNENKKYRFRPLLPDVGFLKLNDFEGLDRITTKTACVIIETIQGDAGVRIPQQNFLKALRKKCNETGTILIMDEIQSGIGRTGKLFAFEHFDVEPDILCTAKALGGGLPLGAFIAKKEYMDLFTKNPMLGHINTFGGNPVSCAAAAATLEVILEDGFLEDVERKGKIFEDSIRHPAIKEIRRIGMMFAIEFDSAEIVSKIVQECLKNGVICFWFLSCPDSFRIAPPLTINDDEINTACEVINNAIKKSI
- a CDS encoding acyl-CoA-binding protein, translated to MSLQDDFKKAAERSKTDIKERPSNEELLKLYAFYKQGDEGDVSGERPGGFDFKAIAKYDAWAELKGMSSEDAMKAYIELVDTLASA
- a CDS encoding citrate synthase, whose translation is MSDHAKLSYAGKDYDLPIVEGSENEIAIDISKLRAGSGLITIDPGFKNTGSTKSAITFLNGEEGKLRYRGYSIEELAEKSSFLEVSYLLIYGELPSKTQLENFQKDITTHTLVHEDIKKILDGFPSNAHPMGVLSSLVCSQTAFYPESLDPNRSADEVDLSIIRIISKMPTFAAWAYKNQVGHPVNYPDNNLDYCSNFLKMMFGLPAEKYEVNPVVAKALDTLLILHADHEQNCSTSTVRVVGSSQASLYASISAGINALWGPLHGGANQAVLEMLEQIQKAGGDTAKFIAKAKDKNDPFRLMGFGHRVYKNFDPRAKIIKKAADDVLEQLGVNDPLLNIAKELEEIALKDEYFVEKKLYPNVDFYSGIIYRAMGIPTEMFTVMFALGRLPGWIAQWKEMRENNEPIGRPRQVYTGHNLRPYVDISNR